Proteins encoded in a region of the Sulfurimonas marina genome:
- a CDS encoding RluA family pseudouridine synthase, with the protein MKKGLNLPFVIDKFFIEKKQRLFLYIIKELGYTQKEAQRLIAKGRVLQNSEVITKAGQEVQGEIEFIHFEPTTKGLKPTYIEKEFVVFDKPSGVLIHPQNRHTPYSLIDELKYQYGKDANITHRIDQETSGLVLCATNKTSERDIKIMFQERDMQKTYLAMVHGEFKDELVVEAPLLRAEDESAIVRMVVKVDERGKASKTSFKPLKYFPELDMTLVECKPHTGRQHQIRVHLFHVKHPIVGDPIYGQKEEDIVRFLDKELSQEERIKLSGASRLLLHADQLEFELYNNVYKIKSDVDFEKVSLQLLSM; encoded by the coding sequence ATGAAAAAGGGATTAAACTTGCCATTTGTGATCGATAAGTTTTTTATAGAGAAAAAGCAAAGATTGTTTTTATACATTATTAAAGAGTTGGGCTATACACAAAAAGAGGCTCAACGTTTGATCGCAAAAGGGAGAGTACTTCAAAACAGTGAAGTAATTACTAAAGCAGGACAAGAGGTTCAAGGTGAAATTGAGTTTATCCATTTCGAGCCAACCACAAAAGGATTAAAACCTACGTATATAGAAAAAGAGTTTGTCGTATTTGATAAACCAAGCGGAGTTCTTATCCATCCCCAAAATAGACATACGCCCTACTCTTTGATCGATGAACTAAAATACCAATACGGAAAAGATGCAAACATCACTCACCGTATCGATCAAGAAACAAGCGGCCTTGTACTTTGCGCTACAAACAAAACTAGCGAGAGAGATATTAAAATAATGTTTCAGGAAAGAGATATGCAAAAAACATATCTAGCAATGGTTCACGGTGAATTTAAAGATGAGTTAGTAGTAGAAGCTCCACTACTTAGAGCCGAGGATGAGTCAGCAATTGTAAGAATGGTTGTAAAAGTTGATGAAAGAGGTAAAGCTTCCAAAACATCATTTAAGCCTTTAAAGTATTTTCCTGAATTAGATATGACACTTGTAGAGTGTAAACCACATACAGGAAGACAACATCAAATACGTGTGCATTTGTTTCACGTGAAACATCCGATCGTAGGTGATCCAATTTACGGACAAAAAGAGGAAGATATAGTTCGCTTTTTAGATAAAGAACTTTCTCAAGAGGAAAGAATAAAATTAAGCGGTGCTTCTAGATTATTATTGCATGCAGATCAGTTGGAGTTTGAACTTTATAATAATGTGTATAAAATCAAAAGTGATGTTGATTTTGAAAAAGTTTCACTCCAATTATTATCTATGTGA